A stretch of the Phyllopteryx taeniolatus isolate TA_2022b chromosome 5, UOR_Ptae_1.2, whole genome shotgun sequence genome encodes the following:
- the wnt2 gene encoding protein Wnt-2 isoform X2, producing MRWCLRSFATCAPCGHAACADPSDMNAVACGVCWCVCVTLCALSVDASWWYMSTLGSGVMCDNVPGLVSEQRRLCRRHPRVMQAIGAGVQDWIGECQHQFRNHRWNCNTVARDHSLFGRLLLRGSREVAFIYAISSAGAVHTLARACSRGELDSCSCDPRKAGSWRDRAGAFNWGGCSDHVEHAARFGHAFVDAKERKEPDVRALINLHNNRAGRKAVKRLLSLECKCHGVSGSCSVRTCWLAMADFRRTGDELRGMYKRAVRVAVNQYGAALATLTTAGRRVAPGKNQLVYSDQSPDFCGPWGRAAGGATRRPGARTAARSCAAGEATTRRG from the exons ATGCGCTGGTGTCTCCGCTCATTTGCCACTTGTGCTCCCTGCGGACATGCTGCGTGCGCGGACCCGTCCGACATGAACGCCGTGGCTTGCGGAGTCTGCTGGTGCGTGTGCGTGACCTTGTGCGCGCTGAGCGTCGATGCGTCTTGGTG GTACATGAGCACTCTGGGCTCTGGCGTGATGTGCGACAACGTTCCGGGTCTGGTGAGCGAGCAGCGCCGGCTCTGCCGCCGCCATCCCCGCGTGATGCAGGCCATCGGCGCCGGCGTGCAGGACTGGATCGGCGAGTGCCAGCACCAGTTTCGCAACCACCGCTGGAACTGCAACACGGTGGCACGGGACCACAGCCTGTTCGGACGTCTGTTGCTGCGAG GGAGCCGCGAGGTGGCCTTCATCTACGCCATCTCGTCGGCTGGCGCGGTGCACACGCTGGCGCGGGCGTGCAGCCGCGGCGAGCTGGATTCGTGCTCGTGCGACCCGCGCAAGGCGGGCTCCTGGCGCGACCGCGCCGGCGCCTTCAACTGGGGCGGCTGCAGCGACCACGTGGAGCACGCCGCGCGCTTCGGACACGCCTTCGTGGACGCCAAGGAGAGGAAGGAGCCCGACGTGCGCGCCCTCATCAACCTGCACAACAACAGAGCCGGACGCAAG GCGGTGAAGCGTCTCCTGAGTCTGGAGTGCAAATGTCACGGCGTCAGCGGTTCGTGCAGCGTTCGCACCTGCTGGCTAGCCATGGCCGACTTCCGCCGCACCGGAGACGAACTCCGCGGCATGTACAAGCGCGCCGTCCGCGTGGCCGTCAACCAGTACGGAGCCGCTCTCGCTACGTTGACCACGGCGGGAAGACGCGTGGCGCCGGGGAAGAACCAGCTGGTCTACTCGGACCAATCTCCAGACTTCTGC GGTCCGTGGGGACGGGCGGCCGGCGGTGCAACGCGACGTCCCGGGGCACGGACAGCTGCTCGGTCATGTGCTGCGGGCGAGGCTACGACACGGCGCGGGTGA
- the wnt2 gene encoding protein Wnt-2 isoform X1 produces the protein MRWCLRSFATCAPCGHAACADPSDMNAVACGVCWCVCVTLCALSVDASWWYMSTLGSGVMCDNVPGLVSEQRRLCRRHPRVMQAIGAGVQDWIGECQHQFRNHRWNCNTVARDHSLFGRLLLRGSREVAFIYAISSAGAVHTLARACSRGELDSCSCDPRKAGSWRDRAGAFNWGGCSDHVEHAARFGHAFVDAKERKEPDVRALINLHNNRAGRKAVKRLLSLECKCHGVSGSCSVRTCWLAMADFRRTGDELRGMYKRAVRVAVNQYGAALATLTTAGRRVAPGKNQLVYSDQSPDFCVRDHDAGSVGTGGRRCNATSRGTDSCSVMCCGRGYDTARVSRSAKCECKFHWCCAVRCRDCRQVMDVRTCKDHT, from the exons ATGCGCTGGTGTCTCCGCTCATTTGCCACTTGTGCTCCCTGCGGACATGCTGCGTGCGCGGACCCGTCCGACATGAACGCCGTGGCTTGCGGAGTCTGCTGGTGCGTGTGCGTGACCTTGTGCGCGCTGAGCGTCGATGCGTCTTGGTG GTACATGAGCACTCTGGGCTCTGGCGTGATGTGCGACAACGTTCCGGGTCTGGTGAGCGAGCAGCGCCGGCTCTGCCGCCGCCATCCCCGCGTGATGCAGGCCATCGGCGCCGGCGTGCAGGACTGGATCGGCGAGTGCCAGCACCAGTTTCGCAACCACCGCTGGAACTGCAACACGGTGGCACGGGACCACAGCCTGTTCGGACGTCTGTTGCTGCGAG GGAGCCGCGAGGTGGCCTTCATCTACGCCATCTCGTCGGCTGGCGCGGTGCACACGCTGGCGCGGGCGTGCAGCCGCGGCGAGCTGGATTCGTGCTCGTGCGACCCGCGCAAGGCGGGCTCCTGGCGCGACCGCGCCGGCGCCTTCAACTGGGGCGGCTGCAGCGACCACGTGGAGCACGCCGCGCGCTTCGGACACGCCTTCGTGGACGCCAAGGAGAGGAAGGAGCCCGACGTGCGCGCCCTCATCAACCTGCACAACAACAGAGCCGGACGCAAG GCGGTGAAGCGTCTCCTGAGTCTGGAGTGCAAATGTCACGGCGTCAGCGGTTCGTGCAGCGTTCGCACCTGCTGGCTAGCCATGGCCGACTTCCGCCGCACCGGAGACGAACTCCGCGGCATGTACAAGCGCGCCGTCCGCGTGGCCGTCAACCAGTACGGAGCCGCTCTCGCTACGTTGACCACGGCGGGAAGACGCGTGGCGCCGGGGAAGAACCAGCTGGTCTACTCGGACCAATCTCCAGACTTCTGCGTACGCGACCACGACGCAG GGTCCGTGGGGACGGGCGGCCGGCGGTGCAACGCGACGTCCCGGGGCACGGACAGCTGCTCGGTCATGTGCTGCGGGCGAGGCTACGACACGGCGCGGGTGAGCCGCAGCGCCAAGTGCGAGTGCAAGTTCCACTGGTGCTGCGCCGTGCGCTGCAGAGACTGCCGCCAGGTGATGGATGTACGCACCTGCAAGGACCACACGTGA